From Glycine max cultivar Williams 82 chromosome 11, Glycine_max_v4.0, whole genome shotgun sequence, the proteins below share one genomic window:
- the LOC100802234 gene encoding uncharacterized protein isoform X1: protein MDHVRETSAWVASRSSHVLVDSAGIEKVVSTIDSIPKVEWDFEGIHYFDNGPLTVQYLFVLDALNFCFWPDKDLNYDDLASGLKAALQNDKSAFDADRLQKYTGPQLRELLRWPRPLPLEDERVRLLHEVGIELERNFEGKASNLVECCGKSAMNLVALVARHFPGFRDHTVYKGRQVFLYKRAQIFAADLFGAFRGQGYGEFKDIGSLTIMADYIVPAVLRQLGVLKYSPTLASTIEASGEIGPGTEEEVELRACSVHAVEKMRELISVKSGRQVLSVELDLWLWASGVQSTSLQHHRTLSIYY, encoded by the exons ATGGACCACGTTAGGGAAACCTCTGCTTGGGTAGCTAGCCGCTCCTCCCACGTTCTCGTTGACTCTGCAG GAATTGAGAAAGTGGTGAGCACCATTGATTCCATTCCCAAGGTTGAGTGGGATTTCGAAGGGATTCACTACTTTGATAATGGACCACTCACCGTTCAGTACCTGTTTGTGTTGGACGCTTTAAATTTTTGCTTCTGGCCTG ATAAGGATTTGAATTATGATGATTTGGCATCTGGGCTAAAGGCAGCTCTTCAAAATGATAAATCTGCATTTGATGCTGATCGTCTGCAAAAGTACACTG GTCCACAACTGCGTGAGCTTTTGAGGTGGCCTAGACCCCTTCCTCTGGAAGATGAACGAGTTAGGTTACTACATGAG GTTGGGATTGAATTAGAAAGAAACTTTGAGGGTAAAGCATCCAATCTTGTGGAGTGCTGTGGAAAATCAGCCATGAATCTTGTTGCTCTTGTTGCACGCCATTTTCCTG GTTTTAGAGACCATACAGTGTACAAAGGACGCCaggtatttttatataaaagggCTCAGATATTTGCAGCAGATTTGTTTGGTGCATTTAGGGGCCAAGGATATGGTGAGTTCAAAGACATTGGCTCTCTAACTATAATGGCAGACTATATTGTCCCAGCTGTGCTTCGACAGCTTGGTGTTTTAAAATATAGTCCAACACTTGCCAGTACTATTGAGGCCAGTGGAGAAATAGGTCCAGGGACTGAAGAGGAAGTTGAACTGCGTGCTTGCTCTGTACATGCAGTGGAGAAAATGAGGGAGCTAATAAGTGTAAAGTCAGGAAGACAG GTGCTCAGTGTGGAGCTGGATCTTTGGCTCTGGGCTTCTGGTGTTCAGTCCACATCTCTGCAGCACCACCGTACACTTTCAATATATTACTGA
- the LOC100802764 gene encoding LOB domain-containing protein 38 — translation MSCNGCRVLRKGCSESCILRPCLQWIDTPEAQGHATVFVAKFFGRADLMSFISNVPEPQRPALFQSLLFEACGRTVNPVNGAVGLLWTGNWHVCQAAVETVLRGGTVRPMPELFGLDAPTPTTDDASEGEVTCTDKWRVRDPNPNFRFPGSRSDKGSSGGKRKRFEELAKLQTATTDLNLRLTPSFLQNAANFGCRQEIRWPGSPSMNSEESGTTTACLESGIGDHYAPDGDRKVLNLFI, via the exons ATGAGTTGCAACGGGTGCCGCGTCCTTCGAAAGGGTTGCAGCGAGTCTTGTATTCTGCGGCCGTGTCTACAGTGGATCGATACGCCCGAAGCACAAGGCCATGCCACTGTCTTCGTTGCCAAATTCTTCGGTCGTGCCGACCTCATGTCCTTCATTTCTAACGTCCCCGAACCCCAAAGGCCcg CTCTGTTTCAATCTCTGTTGTTCGAAGCGTGTGGAAGAACAGTGAACCCTGTCAACGGTGCTGTGGGACTTTTGTGGACCGGAAACTGGCACGTGTGCCAGGCGGCGGTTGAGACGGTGCTCCGTGGCGGCACCGTCAGGCCCATGCCGGAGCTTTTCGGCCTAGACGCTCCCACTCCCACCACCGATGATGCCTCCGAAGGAGAAGTTACCTGTACCGACAAGTGGAGAGTCCGAGATCCGAACCCGAATTTCCGGTTCCCGGGTTCGAGGTCCGATAAGGGTAGTTCCGGCGGTAAACGCAAGCGATTTGAAGAGCTCGCCAAGCTTCAGACGGCGACGACGGATCTCAATCTCCGGCTGACGCCGAGTTTTCTGCAGAACGCGGCGAACTTCGGCTGCCGGCAGGAAATTCGCTGGCCGGGATCTCCGTCGATGAACTCCGAGGAGTCCGGGACGACGACAGCGTGTTTGGAGAGCGGGATCGGAGATCACTACGCTCCCGACGGAGACCGGAAAGTGCTGAACCTTTTCATTTGA
- the LOC100804350 gene encoding peroxidase 51-like precursor, producing the protein MAQLNLILIWLFLLSLCLYSCPTSAQLSRHHYAKTCPNVENIVREAVKKKFHQTFVTVPATIRLFFHDCFVQGCDASVLVASTKNNKAEKDHPDNVSLAGDGFDTVIKAKEAVDAVPLCRNKVSCADILALATRDVIELAGGPFYEVELGRFDGLRSKDSDVNGRLPHPEFNLNQLNSLFAANGLTQTEMIALSGAHTVGFSHCNKFTNRVYNFKSKSRVDPTLNEKYATQLKSMCPRNVDPRIAIDMDPSTPRSFDNVYFKNLQQGKGLFSSDQVLFTDSRSKATVNAFASSSKIFHANFAAAMTKLGRVGIKNAQNGNIRTDCSVI; encoded by the exons ATGGCTCAGCTTAACCTCATACTTATCTGGTTATTTTTATTGAGTCTGTGCCTTTATTCATGTCCTACTTCGGCCCAGTTAAGTAGACACCACTATGCAAAAACATGCCCCAATGTTGAAAACATTGTCAGAGAAGCAGTCAAAAAGAAGTTTCATCAAACATTTGTTACGGTTCCTGCTACCATTCGTCTCTTCTTCCATGATTGCTTCGTGCAG GGTTGTGATGCCTCGGTTTTGGTTGCATCcacaaaaaacaacaaagcaGAGAAGGATCACCCAGATAATGTTTCACTAGCTGGAGATGGATTTGACACAGTGATTAAAGCAAAAGAAGCAGTTGATGCAGTTCCATTGTGCAGGAACAAAGTTTCATGTGCTGATATTTTAGCCTTGGCAACCCGTGATGTTATTGAACTG GCCGGTGGGCCTTTCTACGAGGTTGAATTGGGAAGATTTGATGGGCTAAGATCTAAAGATTCAGATGTAAACGGGAGGCTGCCTCATCCAGAGTTCAACTTGAACCAGCTCAATTCACTGTTTGCGGCCAACGGTCTCACCCAAACGGAAATGATAGCTCTATCAG GTGCTCACACTGTTGGATTCTCCCATTGCAACAAATTCACGAACAGAGTATACAATTTCAAGAGCAAAAGTCGAGTGGACCCTACACTGAACGAGAAATACGCAACACAGCTAAAGTCAATGTGCCCAAGGAATGTGGATCCAAGGATTGCAATCGATATGGACCCAAGCACTCCACGGTCATTCGACAATGTTTATTTCAAGAATCTTCAGCAAGGGAAGGGCCTCTTCTCTTCAGACCAAGTTCTCTTCACGGACTCAAGATCCAAGGCCACTGTAAATGCATTTGCTAGTAGCAGCAAAATCTTCCATGCCAACTTCGCCGCTGCTATGACCAAATTGGGCCGAGTTGGAATCAAGAATGCACAGAATGGAAACATTCGCACCGATTGTTCAGTCATTTAA